From a region of the Hymenobacter jejuensis genome:
- the infC gene encoding translation initiation factor IF-3, whose protein sequence is MATPNRRYIPRAQVEEPFKINQKITAREVRLVGENIEQGIYPVEQARRMAQEQNLDLVEISPTAVPPVCRVIDYSKFKYEQKKKTRELKAKQTKVIIKEIRFGPNTDDHDFAFKLKHAQEFLKEGAKIKAYVHFVGRSIVFKERGEILLLKFAQALEDLAKVEQLPKLEGKRMFLYLAPKAVVVAKPKSAAPKEVPVGASKEGKESS, encoded by the coding sequence ATAGCAACCCCGAATCGCCGCTACATCCCCCGTGCTCAGGTGGAGGAGCCGTTCAAAATCAACCAGAAGATTACGGCTCGCGAAGTGCGCCTCGTCGGTGAAAACATCGAACAGGGCATTTATCCAGTCGAACAAGCTCGTCGTATGGCGCAGGAGCAAAACCTCGATCTCGTCGAGATTTCTCCTACCGCCGTACCGCCCGTTTGCCGCGTCATCGACTACTCGAAATTCAAGTACGAGCAGAAGAAGAAAACCCGCGAACTAAAAGCCAAGCAAACCAAAGTCATCATCAAGGAAATCCGCTTCGGACCTAATACAGATGACCACGACTTTGCTTTCAAGCTCAAGCACGCGCAGGAATTCCTGAAAGAAGGCGCCAAGATCAAAGCGTATGTGCACTTTGTAGGTCGTTCGATCGTGTTCAAAGAGCGCGGTGAGATTCTGCTGCTCAAGTTTGCGCAAGCACTAGAAGATCTGGCCAAAGTTGAGCAGTTGCCCAAGCTCGAAGGCAAACGCATGTTCCTGTACCTAGCTCCAAAGGCCGTTGTGGTTGCCAAACCCAAGTCTGCGGCTCCCAAGGAAGTACCGGTCGGCGCTAGCAAAGAGGGCAAAGAGTCATCGTAG
- a CDS encoding TMEM175 family protein — MFALLDLLRRGNLHRTRVEAFSDGVFAIIVTLLILEIKVPHLAHGSVAELLHGLRLLVPKFLSWAISFIVVSKFWVNHSYIFSLARCCSYAAMWINALFLMAQAFIPFPTALLGEYPYNPVAVSFFGIVMVVNTLLFVWLHSYINDNLLRDASHYVPKRTLLGRSLVGPICYALGAALAWVSVWAAFAVYLLTPLFFVVPLQPNHGLAVAEGVVDEHEHTVSAASAVPSHR, encoded by the coding sequence ATGTTTGCCCTGCTGGACTTGTTACGCCGCGGCAATTTGCACCGCACCCGCGTGGAGGCGTTCTCCGACGGCGTCTTTGCCATCATCGTCACCCTGTTGATCTTGGAGATCAAGGTGCCGCATCTGGCGCACGGTTCCGTCGCCGAACTGCTCCACGGTCTGCGGTTGCTGGTACCGAAATTTTTGAGCTGGGCCATTAGCTTTATTGTGGTCAGTAAATTTTGGGTCAATCATTCGTACATTTTCAGCCTCGCCCGATGCTGCAGCTACGCGGCCATGTGGATCAACGCTTTGTTTTTGATGGCTCAGGCCTTCATTCCGTTCCCGACGGCGCTGCTGGGCGAGTACCCGTACAATCCGGTGGCCGTGAGCTTTTTTGGTATCGTAATGGTTGTCAATACGTTGCTGTTTGTGTGGCTGCACAGCTACATCAACGACAACTTGCTGCGCGACGCCTCGCATTACGTGCCCAAGCGTACGCTGCTGGGGCGCTCGCTGGTAGGCCCGATTTGTTACGCGTTGGGAGCCGCCCTGGCGTGGGTGAGCGTATGGGCCGCGTTTGCCGTGTACCTGCTGACCCCGCTGTTTTTTGTGGTACCCCTGCAACCCAACCACGGTTTGGCCGTCGCCGAAGGCGTAGTTGACGAGCACGAGCATACCGTTAGCGCCGCTTCGGCGGTGCCTTCGCACCGATAG
- a CDS encoding tetratricopeptide repeat protein — protein sequence MRFSWLLWPLSVTMLSACGSSEPTEQPDVMVNIATVQSGPKIQADELDGAVARQPRNAGLYARRAAFRLDAGQTAAALQDINQALELDDSPGEFYFIKARALRAQNMLPAALAAAEEASRHGYSSPELNLLVGETNLAARRYEAALDHLDRTLQQEPDHPAALFYKGIAYAATADTVQALNYLRASLSRDPRQPEILHQLAFLSNAYRLPVEAATYAARGLRLAPGYAALWYDYGRQFELQNLPDSAARRYSRAVQLDSTQYRADYRLALMAYKQRKYAEAVPHLQRALRRAPRLAGARQMLAESYESLGQVLEAQAQYRLLVAENPGNKHWTYKVWKLGERGRQSAADADRPAPIEPIAPLSGRTPTGY from the coding sequence ATGCGCTTTTCCTGGCTTTTGTGGCCTCTATCCGTTACAATGCTGTCGGCTTGCGGTTCCTCTGAGCCAACCGAGCAGCCGGATGTAATGGTGAACATTGCCACCGTGCAGAGCGGGCCCAAAATTCAGGCAGACGAGCTCGACGGTGCCGTTGCCCGTCAGCCCCGCAACGCAGGCCTCTATGCCCGTCGGGCCGCGTTTCGCCTCGATGCTGGCCAGACTGCCGCCGCCCTGCAGGATATTAACCAGGCGCTGGAGCTCGACGATTCGCCGGGGGAGTTTTACTTTATCAAAGCACGGGCCTTGCGGGCCCAGAATATGCTGCCGGCAGCCTTGGCAGCAGCGGAAGAAGCTTCGCGCCATGGCTATTCGTCGCCGGAACTCAACCTGCTCGTGGGCGAAACCAACTTGGCTGCTCGTCGCTACGAAGCCGCCCTCGACCACCTCGACCGCACACTTCAACAGGAGCCCGATCACCCGGCGGCGCTATTTTATAAAGGCATCGCTTATGCCGCCACCGCCGACACGGTGCAGGCGCTGAATTATTTGCGGGCCAGTCTGAGCCGCGATCCGCGCCAACCCGAGATTCTGCACCAGTTGGCGTTCCTGTCGAATGCCTACCGCTTGCCTGTTGAGGCGGCTACCTACGCTGCACGCGGGCTACGCTTGGCACCGGGCTATGCGGCTTTGTGGTATGATTACGGGCGTCAGTTTGAGTTACAAAACCTGCCCGACAGTGCCGCTCGCCGCTACTCCCGGGCCGTGCAACTCGATTCAACCCAGTATCGCGCCGATTATCGGTTGGCCCTTATGGCTTATAAGCAACGCAAATACGCTGAAGCAGTGCCGCATTTGCAGCGTGCTTTACGCCGTGCGCCGCGCCTGGCCGGTGCCCGCCAAATGCTGGCCGAAAGCTACGAAAGCCTTGGGCAAGTGCTTGAAGCCCAGGCACAGTACCGGTTGTTGGTGGCTGAAAACCCTGGCAACAAGCACTGGACCTACAAGGTCTGGAAGCTAGGCGAACGCGGTCGCCAATCTGCTGCCGATGCGGACCGCCCCGCTCCGATCGAGCCAATTGCACCCCTGTCTGGAAGAACTCCCACGGGCTATTAG
- a CDS encoding DNA gyrase/topoisomerase IV subunit A: MLEPAEESEEEPKFAPGETIHDVATVNGMYQNWFLDYASYVILERAVPAIEDGLKPVQRRILHAMKEMDDGRFNKVANVIGQTMQYHPHGDASIGDAMVNLGQKDLLIETQGNWGDIRTGDGAAAPRYIEARLSKFALDVVFNPDITDWQLSYDGRKREPVTLPVKFPLLLAQGVEGIAVGLSTKIMPHNFRELCKASIDVLKGRDIELYPDFPTGGLCDITNYNNGQRGAKIRLRATIEKADKTMLVIRDIPYGTTTTALMESIVKASEANKIKIKKVVDNTAAEVEIQVHLPTGVSPDLTMDALYAFTDCEVSISPNTCVIIEDKPRFVMVEDMLRLSTQKTVRLLERELEIRQDELHEKWHSASLEKIFIENRIYRKIEECETWEEILETIDAGLKKFVRIDGEKQKANDTRIVLRRAITEDDLTRLTEIRIKRISKYDGFKADEYIQRLEAELTEVADNLANITRYAIHYFENLLKKYGAGRERKTQLRTFDVVSAQKVAVANQKLYVNRQDGFVGYGLKKDEFVCDCSDMDDIIAIRRDGSFMVVKIAEKTFVGKDILHVGIYNKNDDRLVYNMVYLDGGSQISYAKRFLVTGITRDKTYDLTKGSKGSKVLYLTANPNSESEIVSIQLSDKAPARVKQFDFDFAELSIKGKGSMGNIVTKQPVKKITQKALGDSTLGGREIFYDEVIGRLNTEGRGRYLGSFDTDNTIVVVYKDGSYELTSFDVGNHYETGNIALLRKNEHDLVLSAVYMEGDTKVHYVKRFHIETTTIGKRFTFISETKGSKLLAVTAHPEPQIEVKLQRDKKSDKETEKIQLHEFIDVKGWKAMGNKLNYFKIHAITLLTAEAPEPERRVVAKKRGPATIPRPQAAAAVPEASLELAGPVDITAEDVERAQALLRRPKSQLKLF, encoded by the coding sequence GTGCTCGAGCCAGCCGAAGAGTCGGAGGAAGAGCCCAAATTTGCGCCCGGCGAAACCATTCACGACGTGGCCACCGTCAACGGAATGTACCAGAACTGGTTTCTGGACTACGCTTCATACGTGATTTTGGAGCGCGCCGTGCCCGCCATCGAAGACGGCCTGAAGCCGGTGCAGCGCCGCATCCTGCACGCGATGAAGGAAATGGATGACGGCCGTTTCAACAAGGTTGCCAACGTCATCGGCCAGACGATGCAGTACCATCCGCACGGCGACGCCAGCATCGGCGACGCGATGGTAAACCTGGGCCAGAAGGATTTGCTCATTGAAACGCAGGGTAACTGGGGCGACATCCGCACCGGCGACGGCGCGGCCGCGCCGCGTTACATCGAGGCGCGCCTCTCGAAATTTGCGCTTGACGTTGTATTTAACCCTGACATCACGGACTGGCAACTCAGCTACGACGGCCGCAAGCGCGAGCCCGTGACGTTGCCGGTGAAGTTTCCGCTGCTGCTCGCGCAGGGTGTCGAAGGTATTGCTGTAGGCCTCAGCACCAAGATCATGCCTCACAACTTCCGCGAGTTGTGCAAAGCCAGCATCGACGTGCTGAAAGGGCGTGATATTGAGCTGTATCCGGATTTCCCGACCGGCGGCCTTTGCGATATCACCAACTACAACAACGGCCAGCGCGGTGCCAAAATCCGCTTGCGCGCCACCATCGAGAAGGCCGACAAGACCATGCTCGTCATTCGCGACATTCCGTACGGCACCACCACCACGGCGCTGATGGAAAGCATTGTGAAGGCCTCGGAAGCGAATAAAATTAAGATTAAGAAAGTCGTGGACAACACGGCAGCCGAAGTCGAGATTCAGGTGCACCTGCCCACGGGCGTGTCGCCGGACCTGACGATGGACGCGCTCTATGCCTTCACCGACTGCGAAGTCTCGATTTCGCCCAATACCTGCGTCATCATCGAAGACAAGCCGCGCTTCGTGATGGTGGAGGACATGCTGCGCCTGAGCACCCAGAAAACGGTGCGCTTGCTGGAGCGTGAGCTGGAAATCCGGCAGGACGAGCTGCACGAAAAATGGCACTCGGCTTCGCTGGAAAAAATCTTCATCGAGAACCGCATTTACCGCAAAATCGAGGAATGCGAGACGTGGGAAGAGATTCTGGAAACGATCGATGCCGGCCTGAAAAAGTTTGTGCGCATCGACGGCGAGAAGCAAAAGGCCAACGATACACGCATTGTGCTGCGTCGCGCAATCACGGAAGATGACCTAACGCGCCTGACGGAAATTCGCATCAAGCGCATTTCGAAGTACGACGGCTTTAAAGCTGACGAATACATCCAACGTCTCGAAGCTGAATTAACAGAAGTGGCTGATAATCTGGCAAATATCACGCGCTACGCCATCCATTACTTCGAAAACCTACTGAAGAAATACGGCGCGGGGCGCGAACGCAAAACGCAGCTGCGCACCTTCGACGTGGTATCGGCGCAGAAAGTAGCCGTAGCCAACCAGAAGCTCTACGTCAACCGCCAAGATGGTTTTGTGGGCTACGGGCTGAAAAAGGACGAATTCGTGTGCGATTGCTCCGACATGGACGACATCATTGCCATCCGGCGCGACGGCTCGTTTATGGTGGTCAAAATCGCGGAGAAAACCTTCGTGGGCAAGGACATTCTGCATGTAGGTATCTACAACAAAAACGACGACCGCTTGGTGTACAACATGGTTTACCTCGACGGCGGCTCGCAGATAAGCTATGCCAAGCGCTTCCTGGTGACGGGCATCACGCGCGATAAAACCTACGATCTTACCAAGGGCTCGAAGGGCTCGAAAGTGCTGTATCTGACGGCGAATCCCAATTCCGAGTCGGAGATTGTCAGCATTCAATTGTCGGACAAAGCACCCGCGCGGGTGAAGCAATTCGACTTCGATTTCGCGGAGCTTTCCATCAAAGGCAAAGGCTCGATGGGCAACATCGTGACCAAGCAGCCTGTCAAGAAGATTACGCAAAAAGCCTTGGGTGACAGCACGTTGGGCGGACGCGAAATCTTCTATGATGAAGTAATCGGTCGCCTCAACACCGAAGGCCGCGGTCGTTACCTAGGCTCCTTCGACACCGATAATACGATTGTGGTGGTGTACAAAGACGGCAGCTACGAACTGACCTCTTTCGATGTTGGCAACCACTACGAAACCGGAAACATTGCTTTGCTGCGCAAGAATGAGCACGATCTGGTGCTCTCAGCGGTGTATATGGAGGGCGACACAAAAGTGCATTACGTCAAGCGATTCCACATCGAAACCACCACAATTGGCAAGCGCTTTACGTTCATCTCCGAAACCAAAGGCTCGAAGCTCTTGGCCGTAACGGCGCACCCAGAACCACAAATTGAGGTGAAGCTGCAGCGGGACAAAAAGTCCGACAAAGAGACCGAGAAAATCCAGCTCCACGAGTTTATCGACGTGAAAGGGTGGAAGGCAATGGGCAACAAGCTGAATTACTTTAAGATCCACGCAATCACGCTCCTGACGGCCGAAGCGCCCGAGCCAGAACGCCGGGTTGTGGCCAAAAAGCGCGGTCCGGCCACCATTCCGCGGCCCCAAGCAGCAGCGGCCGTACCCGAAGCTTCCCTGGAGCTGGCTGGCCCCGTCGATATTACGGCTGAAGATGTGGAGCGAGCGCAAGCGTTGCTTCGGCGACCCAAATCGCAACTAAAGTTGTTTTAA
- a CDS encoding DNA topoisomerase IV subunit B, producing MADEELPQAPHAYTEDSIRSLDWREHIRLRPGMYIGKLGDGSAYDDGIYVLVKEVIDNSIDEHVMGYGRTIDIKISDSRVQVRDYGRGIPLGKVVDVVSKINTGGKYDSKVFQKSVGLNGVGTKAVNALSSYFLVQSVREGLMKAAEFEQGQLKSDPKPVKTSQRNGTLMVFQPDESIFRNYRFIPEYLENQIWNYVYLNAGLTINFNGQKYHSENGLKDLLARKADEESVRYPIIHLKGEDIELAMTHGNDYGEEYYSFVNGQYTTQGGTHLAAFREAVVKTLREFYRKDYDASDIRGSIVAAISVRVQEPVFESQTKTKLGSFNMGPDGPTVRGFIVDFVKEQLDNYLHKNPEVAEALKKRIEQNERERKDMAGVKKLANQRAKKANLHNRKLRDCRLHLDDHKHENEALTTLFITEGDSASGSITKSRNVETEAVFSLRGKPLNCFGLKKKVVYENEELNLLQHALNIEEGIENLRYNRVVVATDADVDGMHIRLLLLTFFLQFFPDLVRNGHVFILETPLFRVRNKKQTIYCYNEQEKQQAMRQLGRNPEITRFKGLGEISPDEFGKFIGENIRLEPVILQSDRSIQQVLTYYMGKNTPARQEFIIDNLRLEKDLVTSDVLPVEEAVEV from the coding sequence ATGGCTGACGAAGAACTACCCCAAGCCCCACACGCTTATACCGAAGACAGCATCCGTTCCCTCGACTGGCGCGAACACATACGCCTTCGGCCCGGCATGTACATCGGCAAGCTCGGCGATGGTTCGGCGTACGATGACGGTATCTATGTGCTTGTAAAAGAGGTTATTGACAATTCCATTGACGAGCACGTAATGGGCTACGGCCGCACCATCGACATCAAGATCAGCGACAGCCGCGTGCAAGTGCGCGACTACGGCCGGGGCATTCCGTTGGGCAAAGTCGTGGACGTGGTCAGCAAGATCAACACCGGCGGCAAATACGATTCGAAAGTGTTCCAAAAGTCCGTGGGCCTGAATGGCGTTGGTACGAAAGCCGTGAATGCGCTTAGCAGCTATTTCTTGGTGCAAAGCGTGCGCGAAGGCCTGATGAAAGCTGCCGAGTTTGAGCAAGGTCAGCTCAAGAGCGACCCCAAGCCGGTGAAGACCTCGCAGCGCAACGGCACGCTGATGGTCTTTCAACCCGACGAAAGCATTTTCCGCAATTACCGCTTCATTCCGGAGTACCTGGAAAACCAGATCTGGAACTACGTCTATCTGAATGCGGGCCTCACCATCAACTTCAACGGCCAGAAATACCACTCTGAAAACGGCCTGAAAGACTTGCTGGCTCGCAAAGCCGACGAGGAGAGCGTGCGCTACCCGATTATCCATCTGAAAGGAGAGGACATCGAGTTGGCCATGACCCACGGCAACGACTACGGCGAGGAATACTACTCATTCGTAAACGGCCAGTACACCACACAGGGCGGTACCCACTTGGCGGCCTTCCGCGAGGCGGTGGTGAAAACCCTGCGCGAGTTCTACCGCAAAGACTACGATGCCAGCGACATTCGAGGCAGCATTGTGGCCGCCATTTCGGTACGGGTGCAAGAGCCAGTGTTTGAGTCGCAGACCAAAACCAAGCTGGGTTCTTTCAACATGGGGCCTGACGGGCCTACGGTGCGCGGCTTTATTGTTGATTTCGTTAAAGAGCAGCTCGACAACTACTTACACAAAAATCCGGAAGTAGCAGAAGCGCTCAAAAAACGCATCGAGCAAAACGAGCGCGAGCGCAAAGACATGGCTGGCGTGAAAAAGCTGGCTAACCAGCGCGCCAAAAAAGCCAATCTGCACAACCGCAAGCTCCGCGACTGCCGTCTCCACCTCGACGACCACAAACACGAAAACGAAGCGCTCACTACGCTCTTCATTACCGAAGGTGACTCGGCCTCTGGCTCGATTACCAAATCTCGGAACGTAGAGACCGAAGCCGTGTTCAGCTTACGCGGTAAGCCCCTGAACTGCTTCGGGTTGAAGAAGAAAGTCGTTTACGAAAACGAAGAGTTGAATTTGTTGCAGCACGCCCTGAACATCGAAGAGGGCATCGAGAACCTGCGCTACAACCGGGTGGTAGTGGCCACCGACGCCGACGTAGACGGCATGCACATCCGGCTGCTGCTGCTCACGTTCTTCCTGCAGTTCTTCCCCGATCTGGTGCGTAATGGCCACGTATTCATCCTGGAAACGCCGCTGTTTCGGGTGCGCAACAAGAAGCAAACTATTTATTGCTACAACGAGCAAGAGAAGCAACAAGCCATGCGGCAATTGGGCCGTAACCCGGAGATTACGCGCTTCAAAGGCCTTGGAGAAATCTCGCCCGACGAGTTTGGTAAGTTCATTGGCGAAAACATTCGCTTAGAGCCAGTTATCCTGCAATCGGATCGCTCGATTCAGCAAGTGCTGACGTATTACATGGGCAAGAACACCCCTGCCCGCCAGGAATTCATCATCGACAATCTTCGTTTGGAAAAAGACTTGGTAACCAGTGACGTGCTGCCCGTGGAGGAGGCAGTAGAGGTGTAA
- a CDS encoding tetratricopeptide repeat protein — protein sequence MGSSLRVGILFLVLLLVGRGETARAQATGEGTEANAAQPAPVSIPKLLAEARVLQREYRESEALAKYEEILARDPRRYDALWQASLLSMKIGGRYSDETRKNAYFVLARQYADRSLAVNPDGAEANYAVALSLVTQATLRTAYGRLYAYKEMQPYVFMAVARRPDWADAWALLGRWHFRVDHYNILERAFSSLFLGGMPNGASSRKAVDALVRAHQLDPKRLQFCYDLARVHINRKQFSRAYKVLEEANAIQPITSEDLELSRRCRLLYDQMRRKLKISSPEAPAAPSR from the coding sequence ATGGGTTCGTCTCTGCGTGTTGGCATTCTCTTTCTCGTTCTCCTGCTCGTAGGCAGGGGCGAGACTGCACGGGCGCAAGCTACAGGCGAGGGAACCGAAGCCAACGCCGCGCAGCCGGCGCCTGTCAGCATTCCAAAACTGCTGGCCGAAGCACGCGTATTGCAGCGCGAGTACCGCGAATCGGAGGCATTGGCCAAGTACGAGGAGATTCTGGCCCGCGATCCCCGGCGTTACGATGCGTTGTGGCAAGCCTCGTTGCTGAGTATGAAAATAGGCGGCCGTTACAGCGACGAAACCCGCAAAAACGCCTATTTCGTGCTGGCTCGCCAATATGCCGACCGCTCGCTGGCCGTCAACCCAGATGGGGCGGAAGCCAACTATGCCGTGGCACTGTCATTGGTAACTCAGGCCACGTTGCGCACGGCCTATGGGCGGCTGTACGCCTATAAGGAAATGCAACCGTATGTGTTTATGGCGGTGGCGCGCCGCCCCGATTGGGCCGATGCGTGGGCACTCCTGGGGCGCTGGCACTTTCGCGTGGATCATTATAACATCTTGGAACGCGCCTTTAGTAGTTTGTTTTTGGGAGGTATGCCCAACGGTGCCAGTAGCCGAAAAGCGGTCGATGCGTTGGTACGCGCGCATCAGCTCGACCCCAAGCGCCTGCAATTTTGCTACGATCTGGCCCGCGTGCACATCAACCGTAAGCAGTTCAGTCGGGCGTATAAAGTGCTAGAAGAGGCCAATGCCATTCAGCCTATCACGAGCGAAGATTTGGAGCTAAGCCGTCGTTGCCGCCTTCTCTACGATCAGATGCGACGCAAGCTCAAGATTTCATCTCCGGAAGCGCCTGCGGCACCCAGCCGATAA
- the thrS gene encoding threonine--tRNA ligase, translated as MIDITLPDGSVRQFEAGTSGYDVAASISEGLARNALAVRVNGEVRDLHRPLDESANLEILTWNDTAGKATFWHSSAHLMAEALEALYPGVKLGIGPAIENGFYYDIDLGEGRTISTDDFPEIEKKMLELARKKSQYERRAVPKAEAIAYFTEKADPYKLDLLERLEDGSITFYTQGDFTDLCRGPHIPDTSPIKAVKLLNVAGAYWRGDEKNKQLTRIYGITFPKAKELTEYLEKLEEAKRRDHRKLGKELELFAFSERVGAGLPLWLPKGTALRERLEQFMRKAQVKAGYLPVVTPHIGAKELYVTSGHYEKYGADSFQPIKTPNPGEEFFLKPMNCPHHCEIYKTKPRSYRDLPLRLAEFGTVYRYEQSGELHGLTRVRGFTQDDAHIFCRPDQVKEEFLKVIDIVLYVLKALDFPNFTAQISLRDPENKAKYIGSDENWARAEAAIQEAAAEKGLTTVTELGEAAFYGPKLDFMVRDALGRKWQLGTIQVDYNLPERFELEYVAPDNSRQRPVMIHRAPFGSLERFVAVLIEHCAGNFPLWLSPEQFAVLPISEKYQDYAQQVYDRLVQAELRGSLDNRDEKIGRKIRDAEVAKVPYMLIVGEKEQENGIVAVRKHGEGDLGSMPIEAFIRSFQAQVAEMMEAK; from the coding sequence ATGATTGATATTACGCTCCCCGACGGCTCCGTGCGCCAATTCGAAGCCGGAACTTCGGGTTACGATGTCGCTGCTAGCATTAGCGAAGGCTTGGCACGCAATGCATTGGCTGTCCGCGTCAACGGTGAGGTGCGCGATCTGCACCGCCCGCTCGACGAAAGCGCTAACCTTGAAATCCTGACCTGGAACGACACGGCTGGGAAGGCTACTTTCTGGCATTCTTCGGCTCACCTGATGGCAGAAGCGCTGGAAGCGCTGTATCCCGGCGTGAAGTTGGGCATCGGGCCAGCAATTGAAAACGGCTTTTATTACGACATCGATTTGGGCGAAGGCCGCACGATTTCGACCGATGACTTCCCCGAAATCGAGAAGAAAATGCTGGAACTGGCCCGGAAGAAAAGCCAGTACGAGCGTCGTGCTGTGCCCAAAGCCGAAGCCATTGCCTACTTTACCGAAAAAGCCGATCCGTATAAGCTAGACTTGCTCGAGCGTTTGGAAGATGGCAGCATCACGTTCTACACCCAAGGTGATTTCACCGATCTCTGCCGTGGGCCGCACATTCCGGATACCAGCCCGATCAAGGCGGTGAAGCTGCTGAACGTAGCCGGCGCTTACTGGCGCGGCGATGAGAAAAATAAGCAGCTAACCCGCATCTACGGCATCACGTTCCCGAAAGCCAAGGAGCTAACCGAGTACCTAGAAAAGCTGGAAGAGGCCAAGCGCCGCGACCACCGCAAGCTAGGCAAAGAACTGGAGCTGTTTGCGTTTTCGGAGCGGGTAGGAGCCGGCTTGCCTTTATGGCTGCCCAAAGGCACGGCTTTGCGCGAGCGCCTTGAGCAGTTTATGCGTAAGGCACAAGTGAAAGCAGGTTATTTGCCGGTCGTGACGCCGCACATCGGTGCGAAGGAGTTGTACGTAACCTCAGGCCACTATGAGAAGTACGGCGCCGACTCCTTCCAGCCAATCAAGACGCCAAATCCGGGCGAGGAATTCTTCCTCAAACCGATGAACTGCCCGCATCACTGCGAAATTTATAAGACGAAACCCCGCTCGTACCGTGACCTACCGCTGCGCTTGGCCGAATTCGGTACGGTGTATCGCTACGAGCAATCGGGCGAGTTGCACGGCCTGACCCGCGTGCGTGGCTTTACGCAGGACGACGCGCATATCTTCTGCCGCCCCGATCAGGTGAAGGAGGAGTTTTTGAAGGTAATCGACATCGTGCTTTACGTATTGAAAGCACTCGATTTCCCCAACTTTACAGCTCAGATTTCGCTCCGCGATCCCGAAAACAAAGCCAAATACATCGGCTCGGATGAAAACTGGGCCCGTGCTGAAGCTGCTATCCAGGAAGCCGCTGCCGAGAAAGGACTCACCACCGTAACCGAGTTGGGCGAAGCCGCTTTCTATGGTCCGAAGCTCGACTTCATGGTTCGCGATGCTTTGGGGCGGAAGTGGCAGCTAGGCACAATTCAGGTAGATTACAACCTGCCCGAACGCTTTGAGCTAGAATATGTAGCTCCCGACAACTCACGTCAGCGGCCTGTTATGATCCACCGCGCCCCGTTTGGTTCGCTGGAGCGCTTCGTGGCCGTCCTGATTGAGCACTGTGCTGGTAATTTTCCGCTCTGGCTGTCGCCTGAGCAGTTCGCTGTGCTTCCCATTTCGGAGAAGTACCAAGACTACGCCCAGCAAGTATACGACCGGCTCGTGCAGGCTGAATTACGGGGTTCACTCGACAATCGCGACGAGAAGATTGGCCGCAAAATTCGGGATGCCGAAGTAGCGAAAGTGCCTTATATGCTCATCGTGGGCGAAAAAGAACAGGAAAACGGCATCGTAGCTGTGCGCAAGCACGGGGAGGGCGACTTAGGCAGCATGCCTATTGAGGCCTTTATCCGCAGCTTCCAGGCTCAAGTAGCCGAGATGATGGAAGCAAAATAA